The sequence AACTCGGCCGCGTAATCAAACTTCTCGCCCATAGGGTCCACAAGAGAAGAGTTCTGGTGAAGGATCTTCAGATTGAGCTGATTCGGCCACCAGTTCTGGTTAGCTATGCTGCCGGTCAACTTTGAACGGGTTGTGCCGTGGGTTACCGGGCACTTTACGGTGTCTTGGTTTTTATCCATATTTTCTCTCCAAAATTAACACGTCGGGATGTATATGAACGCATGGAGACGCAGTGAACTCAATACCGGGTGTGCCCCACGCACTCGGGCAGAAAATATACCACTACCGTCATACAGGCTCAAGTTGGTGTATCGATATTAAAACAGATTCCTGTTTAGAACATCTCGGGGAAATCGTCAATGATCTCGGAAAAGCTTTCCGTAACCCGGTCGGCAAGCCCAAGCTCGTCACCGGAACACGAGTTAGAAATACCGACGCATCTCATCCCTGCCCTTTTGGCCGCCAAAACACCGTGGGGGGAATCTTCAAACACAACACACTGGGCGGCCGTTATGGTGCCGTCGTAATCTCTTCTGAACCTCTCAAGGCATTTAAGGTAGACCTCGGGGGATGGTTTCGGGTTTTCCGTATCATCAGCCCCTATTACAAAGCCGAAGAACTCGGAAAGCCCTTTGTGCCTCAGTATGAGGTTAATCTCTCCGGTTAACGCACCGGAACCTATCGCCACATGAAATCTGCCCCGAATGGTCTCAAGAAACTCAACGATCCCCGGAAAAATTCTTATGTCCTCCCCTATCATTTCTTCAAAACAGATGCCTTTTTCTTTGACAAGCCGTGCAATCTCCCGTTCCGTGTACTGTTGTCCGTTATCCTCAAGGAACCTCTTGAAAAAGCTCTTGTCGTCGCAGGCAAGGTACCGTAAGTAATAGTCGGTGGGCGAGAGCTTTAGTCCCAGAGTTTCTACAATTCTCTGAAAAGCTCTGAGGTGCAGAGGCTCGCTGTCGACTATCACGCCGTCAAAATCGAATATGACCGCTTTTATCATTCCGTTTCCCCGATTTGTGAGATATGGTATTTTACTGCCGGGAGAAGCCTATACAAAGAGTCTGCGAATAACACACAGACGGGAGAAAAAGAAAAATGGATTACTATAACCCCGAGGATCTCAAGAGATTTCCCGAGATCGGGGAGTTCAGTGAAGACCTCATGGACAAGTTTTTCGAGTACTACAACTCCGCAACCGCCGAGGAAGGGGCGCTTACGAAAAGGGAAAAAGCGCTCATAGCCCTGGCCGTGGCTCATACCGAAAAATGTCCCTACTGCATAGACGCATACACTACGCAGTGCCTTGAGACTGGAGCGGACCCGGAGCAGATGACTGAAGCCGTACATGTCGCCGCATCAATGTCGGCCGGCATAAAGCTCATCCACGCAATCCAGATGCATAACACGCTGAAAAAAAACCGTGCCCTCTAGAAACAAAAACAGGAAGAAAACCTGCCACGGAACAAGTTAACGGAAGCTCTCGAAGGATACGTCATGATCCAAGAAAAAACGAAGACAGAGAATCATAATTTTTCCCGCAAACTGATCGACCAAGGTCTCGATATCAACCCTATTACGGTTGAAACCCTGCAAGTGAACATAACAAAACTTTGCAACCAGGCCTGCACTCACTGTCACGTGGATGCCTCGCCCTGGAGAAGTGAGCAGATGAGCATTGAGGGCGTAGAAAGATGTCTTGAAATACTTAGTGAAAACGACAGCATCAAAAACCTTGACCTGACTGGAGGAGCTCCAGAGTTAAACCCCCATTTTGACTACTTCGTAAGGGAGGCCAGAAGTCTTGGCAAACACGTAATGGTAAGACACAACCTGACGGTTACTCTCGACGGGAACCCCCGAACGGGAGAGGAAAAAATGTACATACCAAGGTTTTTCGCCGAAAACCGCGTTGAAGTTATATCCTCGCTTCCATATTACAGCAGCTACTTCACGGACAAGCAGAGGGGGAAAGGGGTTTTCGAAAAAAGCATAGAATCCCTAAGAATGCTTAACAGCGAAGGTTACGGGGGCGGAGAACTAAAACTTAACCTGGTATATAACCCCGTTGGGACTTTTCTTCCACCGGACCAGGTGAGCCTTGAAGCGGACTTTAAGGCAAAACTCAAAAAGAACTACGGGATACGGTTCGATAACCTATACACACTGACCAATATGCCGATTAACAGGTTTGAGAAGGAACTGAGAAAACAGAACGCCTACGAGGAATACATCGAAAAGCTTGTAAACGCCTTCAATCCCGAAACCGTAAACGGCATAATGTGCCGGAACCTGATCAGCGTAAGCCACGACGGAAAAATCTACGACTGCGACTTTAACCAGATGCTTGAGATGCAGTGCCGAAACGGGAACGGGGGGCTGACCATATTCAACTTCGACCTTCGTCAAGTGATCGACAGAAAGATAAGATTCGGTGTTCACTGTTTCGGATGCACCGCAGGGGCCGGAAGCAGCTGCGGCGGCCAGACGGCATCCTGATTCCGAGGCTTTGCGGAATGTCGCAAAAAAACGATAACGCCCTGATCGTTTTTCTTAAGTATCCGGAAACAGAAAAAGTAAAGACGCGCCTGGGAAAAGACATAGGGAAGCAGAGGGCCATGGAACTCTATCGTGAAACGGCAAGTTTCGTCGCCGACTCCTTCTCGGGTTCAAAGAACTGGACGACTTTCTTCTTCTATACTCCAAGAGAAAGAAAAAAAGAGGTTTTTGAGTGGCTGGGAGACAAAGAAGCTTTTTTTTTCGCACAGGGGACAGGTTCTCTCGGACAGAGAATGTCCCGTGCGTTTGAAAAATGTTTTTCACTGGGATTCAGAAATGTCGTCATCATAGGCACAGACTGCGTGATGATGACCGAAGAAGACCTGCAAACAGCGTTCTCGTTGCTCTCGGGAGAGCTATTTGAAGCGGTCCTGGGTCCGGCAACCGACGGGGGATACTATCTCCTCGGGCTATGCAGGAAAACGGACGCGGTTTTTCAGGATATCCAATGGAGCACTTCCCGCGTATTTAAGGAGACCGAAAGACGCATGAGGGAAAGCGGGCTTCGCCACGCGGTCATGAGAGAACTTTCGGATATTGACGAGGAAAAAGATATAAGCATAAAGGATATAATGACAAGGGATATGAAACTCGCGCGCAGACTGGAGCAAATTCTTTTGAAAGATCAAAAAAACCGTACTGAGAAAAACGAGGAGAGAAAACCGGTATG is a genomic window of Candidatus Dadabacteria bacterium containing:
- a CDS encoding HAD family phosphatase, producing MIKAVIFDFDGVIVDSEPLHLRAFQRIVETLGLKLSPTDYYLRYLACDDKSFFKRFLEDNGQQYTEREIARLVKEKGICFEEMIGEDIRIFPGIVEFLETIRGRFHVAIGSGALTGEINLILRHKGLSEFFGFVIGADDTENPKPSPEVYLKCLERFRRDYDGTITAAQCVVFEDSPHGVLAAKRAGMRCVGISNSCSGDELGLADRVTESFSEIIDDFPEMF
- a CDS encoding glycosyltransferase, coding for MHRRGRKQLRRPDGILIPRLCGMSQKNDNALIVFLKYPETEKVKTRLGKDIGKQRAMELYRETASFVADSFSGSKNWTTFFFYTPRERKKEVFEWLGDKEAFFFAQGTGSLGQRMSRAFEKCFSLGFRNVVIIGTDCVMMTEEDLQTAFSLLSGELFEAVLGPATDGGYYLLGLCRKTDAVFQDIQWSTSRVFKETERRMRESGLRHAVMRELSDIDEEKDISIKDIMTRDMKLARRLEQILLKDQKNRTEKNEERKPV
- a CDS encoding radical SAM/Cys-rich domain protein; this encodes MIQEKTKTENHNFSRKLIDQGLDINPITVETLQVNITKLCNQACTHCHVDASPWRSEQMSIEGVERCLEILSENDSIKNLDLTGGAPELNPHFDYFVREARSLGKHVMVRHNLTVTLDGNPRTGEEKMYIPRFFAENRVEVISSLPYYSSYFTDKQRGKGVFEKSIESLRMLNSEGYGGGELKLNLVYNPVGTFLPPDQVSLEADFKAKLKKNYGIRFDNLYTLTNMPINRFEKELRKQNAYEEYIEKLVNAFNPETVNGIMCRNLISVSHDGKIYDCDFNQMLEMQCRNGNGGLTIFNFDLRQVIDRKIRFGVHCFGCTAGAGSSCGGQTAS
- a CDS encoding 4-carboxymuconolactone decarboxylase: MDYYNPEDLKRFPEIGEFSEDLMDKFFEYYNSATAEEGALTKREKALIALAVAHTEKCPYCIDAYTTQCLETGADPEQMTEAVHVAASMSAGIKLIHAIQMHNTLKKNRAL